The following proteins are co-located in the Brevibacillus laterosporus DSM 25 genome:
- a CDS encoding ABC transporter ATP-binding protein, producing the protein MLKLTDVSKLFYGGTVNEKIALQQIHLHLKPGDFVTVIGSNGAGKSTLLNMIGGALLPDRGQVLIDGQDVTRRGEHQRAKYIGRVFQDPMAGTAPHMTIEENLAIALARGERRLFRLGVTKSKRNLFREQLSILEQGLEDRLQAKVGLLSGGQRQALSLLMATLTKPKILLLDEHTAALDPKRAALITALTKRIVERDQLTTLMVTHNMEQALTLGNRLLMLHEGKIILDVGQEKKANMTTKELLQAFETARGESFTEDRYLLS; encoded by the coding sequence ATGCTAAAGCTAACAGATGTATCTAAGCTATTTTATGGAGGAACAGTAAACGAGAAAATCGCATTACAGCAGATTCATTTACATTTGAAGCCAGGTGATTTTGTCACAGTAATAGGTAGTAATGGAGCAGGCAAATCAACACTGCTAAATATGATCGGCGGAGCCTTGTTGCCAGATAGGGGACAAGTACTTATTGATGGACAGGATGTAACACGTAGGGGAGAGCATCAACGCGCCAAATATATAGGGCGAGTATTCCAAGACCCAATGGCGGGAACTGCACCCCATATGACCATTGAGGAAAATCTAGCTATTGCTTTAGCCCGAGGAGAGCGTAGACTGTTCCGGCTAGGCGTCACTAAGTCAAAACGAAACTTATTTCGTGAACAATTGAGCATTTTGGAGCAGGGATTAGAAGATCGTCTGCAAGCTAAGGTAGGTCTATTATCTGGAGGACAACGTCAAGCTCTGAGCTTGTTAATGGCAACTCTTACTAAGCCAAAAATCTTGTTATTAGATGAACATACCGCAGCACTCGATCCGAAGCGAGCAGCTCTCATAACAGCACTGACTAAGCGAATTGTGGAGCGTGATCAGCTAACGACTCTGATGGTTACGCATAACATGGAGCAAGCACTCACACTAGGAAATCGATTGCTGATGCTCCATGAAGGTAAAATCATTTTGGACGTAGGGCAGGAGAAAAAAGCTAACATGACTACAAAGGAACTGTTACAGGCTTTTGAAACAGCGCGAGGAGAGAGCTTTACGGAGGATCGGTATTTGCTGTCGTAA
- a CDS encoding ABC transporter substrate-binding protein produces the protein MRKVTGFIMSIGLALSLAACGAAPTEKQEGATAAGQSTSDKQVKIGVSQFVQHPALDSIYQGIKDGLKDKGFEEGKNLEVDYQNANGELNNTITIAQKFASDKKDVAVAIATPSAQALAKAIGDVPVVFTTVTDPVSAGLVPSLDKPDKNVTGTSDKLSMEVQLKLVQKFIPTIKKIGVIYTTAEVNAEVQVKDLQAAGQKMGIEVVPAGISSQNEVQMGAQSLIGKVEAIFIPIDNTVVASIEGVLGVAEKAKVPVFASDMDTVKRGAVATYGIDYYKMGKQTGEMVARILKGQSVADTPVEVGKDTELVINEKAAQKFGLTISDDLRKQAKEIVK, from the coding sequence ATGAGAAAAGTAACAGGGTTTATCATGTCCATTGGATTAGCGTTGTCATTAGCTGCATGTGGTGCTGCACCAACTGAAAAGCAGGAGGGAGCAACAGCAGCTGGACAAAGTACATCAGATAAGCAGGTCAAAATTGGTGTATCCCAATTTGTACAGCATCCTGCCCTGGATTCCATTTATCAAGGAATTAAGGATGGATTAAAAGATAAAGGCTTTGAAGAAGGTAAGAACCTGGAAGTAGATTATCAGAACGCAAACGGCGAACTGAATAATACGATCACAATTGCTCAGAAGTTTGCCAGCGACAAGAAAGACGTTGCAGTGGCGATTGCTACTCCGTCCGCTCAAGCTTTGGCTAAAGCAATTGGAGATGTTCCAGTAGTATTTACTACGGTAACAGATCCTGTATCAGCAGGATTAGTACCTTCTTTAGATAAACCAGATAAGAATGTAACAGGGACTTCTGATAAATTGTCAATGGAAGTGCAGTTGAAGCTCGTTCAAAAGTTCATTCCTACCATCAAAAAAATAGGTGTCATCTATACTACAGCAGAAGTAAACGCTGAGGTTCAGGTTAAGGATTTACAGGCAGCTGGTCAAAAAATGGGTATTGAAGTCGTCCCAGCAGGCATCAGCAGTCAAAATGAAGTGCAAATGGGCGCTCAATCCTTAATTGGTAAAGTGGAAGCTATTTTTATTCCCATTGATAATACAGTGGTTGCTTCCATTGAAGGCGTACTTGGTGTAGCGGAGAAGGCTAAAGTACCGGTATTTGCATCCGATATGGATACTGTTAAGCGCGGTGCAGTGGCTACGTATGGCATTGATTATTACAAGATGGGCAAACAGACTGGTGAAATGGTCGCACGTATTTTGAAAGGTCAGAGTGTGGCAGATACACCGGTTGAAGTAGGGAAGGATACCGAATTGGTCATTAACGAGAAAGCTGCTCAAAAGTTTGGTTTGACTATTTCAGATGATTTGCGTAAACAAGCGAAAGAAATCGTGAAATAA
- a CDS encoding ABC transporter permease — MSVAMMGALEQGLLFAVMALGVYLTFRILNFPDLTVDGSFALGGAMAATLITEGTHPVLATFVATGVGALAGAFTGVLTTKGKINGLLAGILTMIALYSINLRIMGKSNVPLLRETTLYSIAQDMSIPDFTVNGITFFSGVALLFLLGILILKGVLDYFLHSDVGLDLRATGDNPTMIRSYGVGTDGTLIMGLALSNALVALSGALIAQYQGFGDVNMGIGMIIIGLASVIIGEVIVGDKSIMRATLAVIIGSLLYRFVIAYALKIGLSPGDMKLITALLVIVALTLPNVLRGMNKYLPVIGKGGNKSC, encoded by the coding sequence ATGAGTGTAGCAATGATGGGAGCTTTAGAACAAGGATTATTATTTGCGGTTATGGCTTTAGGCGTCTATCTTACGTTTCGGATACTTAACTTTCCGGATTTAACGGTAGATGGGAGCTTTGCTTTAGGTGGGGCGATGGCAGCTACATTGATTACGGAAGGAACGCATCCCGTGCTAGCTACATTCGTTGCCACAGGAGTCGGGGCATTAGCGGGAGCATTTACAGGAGTACTCACTACTAAAGGTAAAATTAACGGTTTACTTGCAGGGATTTTAACCATGATTGCCCTATACTCGATTAATTTACGGATAATGGGTAAATCAAATGTTCCCTTGCTACGTGAAACAACACTGTATTCAATAGCACAGGATATGTCTATTCCAGACTTTACTGTTAATGGTATTACATTCTTTTCGGGAGTTGCCTTGCTTTTCCTGTTGGGAATCCTAATCTTAAAAGGAGTCTTAGATTACTTTTTACATTCTGATGTAGGACTTGACCTTCGTGCTACTGGAGATAATCCAACTATGATACGTAGTTATGGTGTTGGTACGGATGGAACATTAATTATGGGACTCGCCCTTTCTAATGCACTGGTGGCTTTATCTGGAGCACTGATTGCGCAATATCAAGGCTTTGGTGATGTAAACATGGGAATCGGCATGATTATCATCGGGCTGGCCTCTGTTATTATCGGAGAAGTAATTGTTGGAGATAAAAGCATCATGAGAGCCACATTAGCAGTTATTATTGGCTCTTTGTTGTACCGGTTTGTTATTGCATACGCACTAAAAATAGGCTTGTCACCTGGGGATATGAAGCTGATCACCGCTTTACTTGTGATCGTAGCACTTACTTTACCAAATGTTTTGCGTGGGATGAATAAGTACCTGCCTGTCATAGGTAAAGGAGGAAACAAATCATGCTAA